One stretch of Akkermansia sp. RCC_12PD DNA includes these proteins:
- a CDS encoding site-specific integrase, with protein MRKTPKTNKLRYVGAALLEGESVTLIQAARLVLEIKEALGDEICTINRCREVVSLGLNAIKNKHHTVSFGTAAVECLRSKSHRRPRTLTDIRSIIQKLKKSNPELEQTPLRNISVEDCQSILMNTFTTSRQRHKARLILSGIFSFSVKRGWCDENPILRVDTPFLKEQEIPALTLKEVTLLFKTCMDEFNGSCVAGAALMIFAGIRPQEVERLLWENIAIRDGCVILNSKHTKTGGARHVTILPVLAKWLKFCRDRTKPGPLTPICPKGWTIKWRKIRRRAGWGSRKRSWMPDCLRHTYASYHAKHFKDYNLLQMEMGHRSSSLLRTRYLNMKGISVQTANRFWALTPAKVIEEMEAPAEMSQ; from the coding sequence ATGAGAAAAACACCGAAAACGAATAAATTGCGATATGTTGGAGCCGCGCTCCTGGAGGGAGAATCCGTTACTCTGATTCAGGCAGCGAGGCTGGTACTGGAAATCAAGGAAGCCCTGGGTGACGAAATTTGCACCATCAACAGATGCCGGGAAGTCGTTTCCCTGGGGCTGAACGCCATCAAAAACAAGCACCATACGGTCAGCTTCGGGACGGCGGCGGTGGAATGCCTGCGTTCCAAAAGCCACCGCAGGCCCCGCACGCTGACGGACATCAGGAGCATCATCCAGAAGCTCAAGAAAAGCAATCCGGAACTGGAACAGACACCTCTGCGGAACATCAGCGTGGAAGACTGCCAGAGCATCCTGATGAATACCTTCACCACCTCCCGCCAGAGGCACAAGGCAAGACTGATCCTGAGCGGCATTTTTTCCTTCTCCGTCAAGCGCGGCTGGTGCGATGAAAATCCGATTCTGAGAGTGGACACGCCGTTCCTGAAGGAACAGGAGATCCCCGCCCTGACATTGAAGGAGGTGACGCTCCTGTTCAAGACATGCATGGACGAATTCAACGGAAGCTGCGTTGCCGGTGCGGCCCTGATGATTTTTGCGGGCATCCGTCCGCAGGAAGTGGAGCGCCTGCTCTGGGAAAACATCGCCATCCGGGACGGTTGCGTAATCCTGAATTCCAAACATACTAAAACAGGCGGAGCGCGCCACGTCACCATTCTGCCCGTGCTGGCCAAATGGCTCAAATTCTGCCGCGACAGGACAAAGCCGGGCCCTCTCACGCCCATTTGCCCGAAGGGATGGACGATCAAATGGCGCAAAATCCGCAGAAGAGCCGGATGGGGCAGCAGGAAGAGATCATGGATGCCGGACTGCCTGCGGCATACCTACGCCAGCTATCATGCCAAGCATTTCAAGGACTACAACCTGCTGCAAATGGAAATGGGGCACCGCTCCTCCTCCCTGCTCCGCACGCGGTACCTGAACATGAAGGGGATTTCCGTCCAGACGGCCAACCGCTTCTGGGCCCTGACCCCGGCAAAGGTGATTGAGGAAATGGAGGCCCCGGCGGAAATGTCCCAGTAA
- a CDS encoding glycoside hydrolase family 2 TIM barrel-domain containing protein, translating to MVIRIHSLNVSCAGLCCALGSLLAMADAREVYPLTGSWDYRFDGGPSEKVTVPHTWNASDAADGVKGKNGDAKSVDSGVYKRGPAVYTRTLPVAPKPGKRYFIRGEGASIVSEVSVNGKPAGRHEGAFTAFCHEITSLLKKGSNTVSVMVDNTQRDHIAPQRGDFSMFGGLYRPIELIETDQVCIDPLFYASPGVFITTRSLDNSKAEVEVKTLLNSAEAKGDVTVAVEILNKQGKKVAGKTVKASAEEKKSLEVPVMLAISNPVPWNATKNPYLYQVKVSIRTEDGQTDEMVQPLGLRTVSVDPGRGFVLNGKTMQIKGVSRHQDRKGKGWALSPEDEEQDIRLIADMGADGLRTGHYPASTNIYNLCDRTGLIVWSEVSNVNLVRDTPEFRENNRFQAREMIYQHWNHPSICMWGIFNEIGHQPEASTKGVDMEAELIELNKFVKETDPTRMTVGATNQPGRKKLNNIPDHIAFNSYPGWYGGGPETMKGNLNGFIRDHASRGIAISEYGHGASIGMHENPPKRPSPTGFWHPEEWQAHAHEINYKCIKERPEVWGSFVWNMFDFGSAARFEGENPGINDKGLVTYDRKTPKDAYFFYKANWSPKPTVYITSRRFAERTEKTVPVKVYSNASSVKLSVNGKAVGSARPDELKRAVWPEVALKPGVNTITATATIGGKTYTDSCKWTLKPGKEGEKGSERYQAPSIKKYK from the coding sequence ATGGTTATCAGAATTCATTCTCTCAATGTATCATGCGCTGGCCTGTGCTGCGCTCTGGGTTCTCTCCTGGCAATGGCGGATGCGCGTGAAGTGTATCCTCTGACCGGTTCCTGGGATTACCGCTTTGACGGAGGCCCTTCTGAAAAAGTAACCGTGCCGCATACCTGGAATGCGTCGGATGCCGCCGACGGCGTGAAAGGGAAAAATGGAGACGCCAAATCCGTTGACAGCGGAGTTTACAAGCGCGGTCCTGCTGTTTACACCCGCACCCTGCCCGTGGCTCCCAAGCCGGGCAAAAGGTATTTCATTCGGGGAGAGGGGGCCAGCATCGTTTCCGAGGTATCCGTCAATGGAAAGCCAGCCGGCAGGCATGAAGGGGCGTTTACCGCATTCTGCCATGAAATCACGTCCCTGCTGAAAAAGGGGAGCAATACCGTTTCCGTTATGGTGGACAATACGCAGCGGGATCATATCGCGCCCCAGCGGGGAGATTTTTCCATGTTCGGCGGCCTGTACCGCCCCATCGAATTGATTGAGACGGACCAGGTCTGCATTGACCCCCTCTTTTACGCTTCTCCCGGAGTGTTCATCACCACCCGATCCCTGGACAATTCCAAGGCGGAAGTGGAAGTGAAAACCCTGCTGAATTCTGCCGAAGCCAAGGGCGATGTGACCGTTGCCGTGGAAATTCTGAACAAGCAGGGGAAGAAAGTGGCCGGGAAGACGGTGAAGGCCTCTGCAGAGGAAAAGAAAAGCCTGGAGGTCCCCGTCATGCTGGCCATTTCCAATCCCGTGCCGTGGAACGCCACTAAAAACCCGTATCTGTACCAGGTGAAGGTTTCCATCCGGACGGAGGACGGACAGACGGATGAGATGGTGCAGCCGCTGGGGCTTAGAACCGTTTCCGTTGATCCGGGGCGGGGTTTTGTTCTGAATGGCAAAACCATGCAGATCAAGGGCGTCAGCCGCCACCAGGACCGAAAGGGCAAGGGCTGGGCCCTGTCTCCGGAAGATGAAGAGCAGGATATCAGGCTGATTGCGGACATGGGGGCGGACGGCCTGAGAACCGGGCATTATCCTGCTTCCACAAACATTTATAATTTGTGCGACAGGACGGGACTGATCGTCTGGTCTGAGGTTTCCAACGTCAACCTGGTGCGGGACACTCCCGAATTCCGGGAAAACAACCGTTTCCAGGCCAGGGAAATGATTTACCAGCACTGGAACCATCCTTCCATCTGCATGTGGGGTATTTTCAATGAAATCGGCCACCAGCCGGAGGCTTCCACCAAGGGGGTGGACATGGAGGCGGAGTTGATTGAACTGAACAAGTTCGTGAAAGAAACGGATCCTACCCGCATGACGGTGGGAGCCACCAACCAGCCGGGCCGCAAAAAGCTGAACAATATTCCGGACCACATCGCCTTTAACTCCTACCCCGGCTGGTACGGAGGCGGCCCGGAAACCATGAAAGGGAACCTGAACGGATTCATCCGCGACCATGCCTCCAGGGGGATCGCCATCAGCGAGTACGGCCATGGCGCCAGCATCGGCATGCATGAAAATCCCCCCAAGCGTCCATCTCCCACGGGATTCTGGCATCCGGAGGAATGGCAGGCCCATGCGCATGAAATCAATTACAAGTGCATCAAGGAACGCCCGGAAGTATGGGGCTCTTTTGTCTGGAACATGTTCGACTTCGGGTCCGCCGCGCGTTTCGAGGGGGAAAATCCCGGCATCAACGACAAGGGGCTGGTGACTTACGACCGCAAGACTCCCAAGGACGCCTACTTCTTCTACAAGGCCAACTGGAGTCCCAAACCCACGGTTTACATCACATCCCGCAGGTTTGCGGAGCGTACGGAAAAAACGGTGCCCGTAAAGGTGTACAGCAATGCTTCCTCCGTGAAGCTGAGCGTCAACGGCAAGGCTGTGGGCAGCGCCAGGCCGGATGAACTCAAGCGCGCCGTCTGGCCCGAGGTGGCCCTCAAGCCTGGCGTCAATACCATTACGGCCACGGCCACGATCGGGGGCAAGACTTATACGGATTCCTGCAAGTGGACGCTGAAACCCGGCAAGGAGGGGGAAAAAGGCTCTGAACGCTATCAGGCCCCGTCCATTAAAAAATATAAATAA
- a CDS encoding glycoside hydrolase family 2 TIM barrel-domain containing protein: MLKTVAFVLGVTALCVSAAGAGYGEEAPPVTRRMVWNRGWEFRLEDEPGKSGWRTAHLPHTFSLPYFMSDSFYTGRGSYRKKLVMPEEWVGQKVFLDCGAAFQVAEVTVNGKPAGTHEGGYTAFRTDLTPFLNPGENWVEVRVDNRWSPRIAPRAGEHTFSGGLYRNVHLHVCSPVHIPAHGVWVQTPEATSARGKVRILTEVKNDSPEMKKFSVRHTVREEKGGRVVLRGEKSVKLGAGVADRVQTDLPPLAAPRLWSPSAPNMYRVTTELVDEKGKTLDRTENPLGFRTLELTADRGMLINGKPVYLQGANVHQDHAGWGDAVTDAGARRDVLLMKNAGFNFIRGSHYPHSQAFLDACDREGMCMLNEGIFWGMGGFKEHNRYWNCDAYPTEEKDRAAFEESCMRQVREMVLQFRNHPSIVIWSISNEPFFTQHAQESRELCSRLIALVKELDPTRPVCAGGGQRGNFDKLGDLAAFNGDGSRVKTPGRPSMVTEYGSVSCKRPGAYAPGWGDMKKDKEAGVRYPWRVGEAVWCGFDHGSIWPSGGRMGIVDYFRIPKRAWYWYRNEFKRIPPPEWPVKGTPAQVKLSADKKTISPADGTDDVHVTVKVADASGRQIANAVPVTLTVESGPGEFPTGKSITFTPGTDIDLIDGCAAIEFRSYYAGKTVIKASSPGLKGDSLQIVSRKAPEYVAGRSAETRDRPYKRFTAQERDAQLARHGRSGTGEKANLAALRPCSASSNLQDAMKASDGDGASSWLPSAEDKAPWWRLDMEFEFRLDRIEVKAAGVWKGQAPVVQISRDGNTWKDVKTVMNKDGTELTAACPEDAEARYVRIRLSPGQGIAEAAVWPADAS; this comes from the coding sequence ATGCTGAAGACTGTTGCATTCGTGCTGGGAGTGACCGCATTGTGCGTGTCGGCGGCCGGAGCGGGATATGGGGAAGAAGCCCCTCCTGTCACTAGAAGGATGGTCTGGAACCGCGGCTGGGAGTTCCGGCTGGAAGACGAACCCGGAAAGAGCGGCTGGCGGACGGCGCATCTGCCCCATACGTTCAGCCTGCCCTATTTCATGTCCGATTCCTTTTACACGGGGCGCGGTTCCTACCGCAAGAAGCTTGTGATGCCGGAGGAATGGGTGGGGCAGAAGGTTTTTCTGGATTGCGGCGCAGCCTTCCAGGTGGCGGAGGTGACTGTGAACGGAAAGCCGGCGGGAACGCATGAAGGGGGGTATACGGCGTTCCGGACGGATTTGACGCCTTTTCTGAATCCCGGAGAGAATTGGGTGGAGGTGCGCGTGGACAACCGCTGGAGTCCCCGCATCGCCCCGCGGGCCGGGGAGCATACCTTTTCCGGCGGCCTGTACCGGAACGTGCATTTGCACGTGTGTTCCCCCGTGCATATTCCGGCCCACGGCGTCTGGGTGCAGACGCCGGAAGCAACGTCTGCCCGCGGGAAGGTGCGCATCCTGACGGAGGTGAAGAATGATTCCCCGGAAATGAAGAAGTTTTCCGTGCGCCATACGGTGCGCGAGGAGAAGGGCGGCCGTGTGGTTTTGCGCGGGGAGAAGTCCGTGAAGCTGGGCGCGGGAGTGGCGGACCGCGTTCAAACGGACCTGCCTCCGCTGGCCGCTCCCAGGTTGTGGAGCCCGTCAGCTCCCAACATGTACCGGGTGACGACGGAGCTGGTGGACGAGAAGGGAAAGACGCTGGACCGGACAGAAAATCCCCTGGGTTTCCGCACCCTGGAGCTGACGGCGGACCGGGGCATGCTGATTAACGGGAAGCCCGTTTATCTGCAAGGAGCCAATGTGCACCAGGACCACGCAGGATGGGGGGACGCCGTGACGGACGCCGGGGCGCGCCGTGACGTGCTGCTGATGAAGAACGCCGGGTTCAATTTCATCCGCGGCTCCCATTATCCCCATTCCCAGGCTTTTCTGGACGCCTGCGACCGGGAGGGCATGTGCATGCTGAATGAAGGCATTTTCTGGGGAATGGGCGGGTTCAAGGAGCACAACAGGTACTGGAATTGCGACGCCTACCCCACGGAAGAGAAGGACCGCGCCGCGTTTGAGGAAAGCTGCATGCGCCAGGTGAGGGAAATGGTGCTGCAATTCCGGAACCATCCTTCCATCGTCATCTGGAGCATCAGCAATGAGCCGTTTTTCACCCAGCATGCGCAGGAGTCCAGGGAACTGTGCTCCAGACTCATCGCGCTGGTGAAGGAGCTGGACCCGACGCGCCCCGTGTGCGCGGGGGGAGGCCAGCGCGGGAATTTTGACAAACTGGGGGACTTGGCCGCTTTCAACGGGGACGGCTCACGCGTGAAGACGCCCGGAAGGCCCAGCATGGTGACGGAATACGGTTCCGTGAGCTGCAAGAGGCCGGGAGCGTACGCGCCGGGCTGGGGGGATATGAAGAAGGACAAGGAGGCGGGAGTGCGCTATCCCTGGCGCGTGGGGGAGGCGGTCTGGTGCGGGTTTGACCACGGCAGCATCTGGCCATCCGGCGGCCGCATGGGCATTGTGGATTATTTCCGCATCCCCAAGCGCGCCTGGTACTGGTACAGGAATGAGTTCAAACGCATTCCCCCGCCGGAATGGCCCGTGAAGGGAACTCCGGCACAGGTGAAGCTGTCCGCGGACAAGAAGACCATCAGCCCGGCTGACGGCACGGATGATGTACACGTCACCGTGAAGGTGGCGGATGCCTCCGGGAGGCAGATAGCAAATGCCGTTCCGGTGACGCTCACGGTGGAGTCCGGCCCCGGAGAGTTTCCCACCGGCAAGAGTATCACGTTCACGCCCGGAACGGATATCGACCTCATTGACGGCTGCGCAGCCATTGAGTTCCGGTCTTATTATGCCGGGAAAACGGTCATCAAGGCGTCTTCCCCCGGATTGAAAGGAGACAGCCTCCAAATCGTTTCCCGGAAGGCCCCGGAGTATGTGGCGGGCAGGAGCGCGGAAACGCGGGACAGGCCCTACAAGCGTTTTACTGCGCAGGAGAGGGACGCCCAGCTGGCGCGGCATGGCCGGTCCGGAACCGGAGAGAAGGCGAATCTGGCGGCATTGCGGCCCTGTTCCGCTTCCTCCAACCTTCAGGACGCGATGAAGGCGTCCGACGGAGATGGCGCTTCCTCGTGGCTGCCGTCCGCGGAAGACAAGGCGCCGTGGTGGCGGCTGGACATGGAGTTTGAATTCCGCCTGGACCGGATTGAGGTGAAGGCCGCCGGGGTCTGGAAGGGGCAGGCTCCCGTGGTGCAGATCAGCAGGGACGGCAACACCTGGAAGGACGTTAAAACCGTTATGAACAAGGACGGGACGGAGCTGACCGCAGCGTGTCCGGAGGACGCCGAAGCCAGGTATGTCCGCATCCGGCTGTCGCCGGGGCAGGGGATTGCGGAAGCGGCCGTATGGCCGGCGGATGCCTCATGA
- a CDS encoding glycoside hydrolase family 2 TIM barrel-domain containing protein, giving the protein MKSARAFLFSMLCLGPALPLLGEAPDWENEEVTGINKEAPRAAVLPAADKTMSLNGDWKFKFSMKPDERPADFYKPTYSVSSWDTIKVPSNWQLYGYGTAIYTNVPYPFKPNPPKVTGEPPKNWPAYKERNSVGSYRRDFNLPPSWKGEQVMIRFDGVESAFYVWLNGRKVGYSQDSYTGGEFDLTPYVKPGRNTIAVEVYRWSDGSYLEDQDFLRLSGIFRDVTLFSQPQAHVRDLFLKAGLDRKNYTTGILDGTFTIRNSGKKDIPAGMKLEYSIDGVSTNLNWEGKSGSGSVKTDNRGRLDSGTLTVPAIPAGGEVQVSLKKEYPGVKPWTAETPNLYKVAYSLNGKDSRSVNIGFRTVEIADNGAVLVNGEAVKFKGVNRHESHPDYGRAIPREVMEKDVQIIKAHNINTVRCSHYPNHPYFYDLCDRYGLYVMDEANCEAHGIRNSGMDISRKPSWKKAHVERNMSMVHRSKNHPSIVFWSLGNESGNGPNFVAASEAIRACDNTRPLHYCEFPHGHKAVDMDSAMYPPVDRVENWGKEKTSRPFFVCEYAHSMGNALGNFKEYMEAFESSPRMVGGAIWDFVDQSLRANPVGNGIYKPAPFKGVTQAYGGMFGDRPNQANFCDNGIILGNRNTTAKTKEVKKVYQYMAFERQDGKLTVRNKYFHKPLKGYTLYLVSLTPGSGHAVERVPLPEVAPGKSVTVSLPSAAMKSGSLMVLADARYKLPEDVKMLSASQLEHVVDECEAYEWFPAPADKVPAVKAPASLPAVSVRKGNPLVVQGKGFTATFKDGMLSALRYGGQDLILPDYPVTLQAYRSPVDNDSWIRSKVEGKMKMQNMKMECSDVQASVISPGVARVTAEFKTKGSELSLSGRITWTVFGNGIINASARIYPSAKGEELLRLGFTFGMPAAYDQVEYLGLGPWDNYRDRRTSCWKDLFRTSVDDMFFAYSRPQDMGNRMETDWVALSKDKSAPALWVGAASPGAPLEVSILRYTPRELNNAKSLDKLPEKNKVIVNLDAFQMGLGGSSCGPRPLVKYQTLSEATPLGFVLAPASGLLNLARSGLLVPHSPVIERDGDGMVSLSSSTPGVEMKYSVNKGPEKVYKKPFKLPEGNVRAWAAAGKPGSAAPTSPDERQFPLIKGQAEWKILSASSEEPDTGFAHFAIDGKPDTYWHTSYTNGLPGFPHSIAVDMGTRMKFTGFIYTPRMDKDKGLISQYAFSISDDGKNWKEVKKGQFTYHYIRKDPAVQRIDFGKPVEARYFKLDAKSPVRSGEQSATVAELNIITQ; this is encoded by the coding sequence ATGAAATCTGCACGGGCTTTTTTGTTCTCCATGCTGTGCCTGGGGCCGGCCCTTCCCCTGCTGGGAGAGGCCCCGGATTGGGAAAATGAAGAGGTAACGGGAATCAATAAGGAGGCGCCCCGCGCCGCCGTTCTCCCGGCGGCAGACAAAACCATGAGTTTGAACGGAGACTGGAAATTCAAGTTTTCCATGAAACCGGACGAGCGTCCTGCCGATTTTTACAAGCCTACCTATTCCGTCTCCTCCTGGGACACGATCAAGGTGCCTTCCAATTGGCAGCTTTACGGTTATGGAACCGCCATCTACACAAATGTTCCCTATCCCTTCAAGCCGAATCCTCCCAAAGTGACGGGAGAACCGCCCAAGAACTGGCCGGCATACAAGGAGCGCAATTCCGTGGGTTCCTACCGCCGGGATTTCAATCTGCCCCCCTCCTGGAAGGGTGAGCAGGTGATGATCCGGTTTGACGGGGTGGAATCCGCCTTTTATGTCTGGCTGAACGGCCGGAAGGTGGGATATTCCCAGGATTCCTATACGGGCGGGGAGTTTGACTTGACGCCGTATGTGAAGCCCGGCAGGAACACCATCGCCGTGGAAGTGTACCGCTGGAGCGACGGCTCCTATCTGGAGGACCAGGATTTCCTCCGCCTTTCCGGCATTTTCCGGGACGTGACCCTGTTCTCCCAGCCGCAGGCGCACGTGCGCGACCTGTTCCTGAAAGCCGGGCTGGACAGGAAGAATTACACCACGGGCATCCTGGATGGCACCTTCACCATCCGCAATTCCGGGAAAAAGGACATTCCCGCCGGGATGAAGCTGGAATATTCCATCGACGGGGTTTCCACCAATCTGAACTGGGAAGGCAAAAGCGGTTCCGGCAGCGTGAAGACGGATAACAGGGGCAGGCTGGATTCCGGCACGCTCACGGTGCCTGCCATTCCCGCCGGAGGGGAAGTGCAGGTCTCCCTGAAAAAGGAATATCCCGGCGTGAAGCCGTGGACGGCGGAAACGCCCAATCTGTACAAGGTGGCCTATTCCCTGAACGGCAAGGATTCCCGTTCCGTCAACATCGGGTTCCGCACCGTGGAAATTGCTGACAACGGCGCCGTGCTGGTCAACGGAGAGGCCGTCAAGTTCAAGGGGGTCAACCGCCACGAATCCCATCCGGACTATGGCCGCGCCATTCCGCGGGAGGTGATGGAGAAGGATGTGCAGATCATCAAGGCGCACAACATCAACACCGTGCGCTGTTCCCACTATCCCAACCACCCCTATTTCTACGACCTGTGCGACCGCTACGGCCTGTACGTGATGGATGAAGCCAACTGCGAGGCCCACGGCATCCGCAACAGCGGCATGGACATTTCCAGGAAACCCTCCTGGAAGAAGGCGCACGTGGAGCGCAACATGAGCATGGTTCACCGCTCCAAGAACCATCCCTCCATCGTCTTCTGGTCCCTGGGCAACGAATCCGGCAACGGCCCCAACTTTGTAGCGGCCTCCGAGGCCATCAGGGCCTGCGACAATACCCGGCCCCTGCATTACTGCGAATTCCCGCACGGCCACAAGGCCGTGGACATGGATTCCGCCATGTACCCGCCCGTGGACCGGGTGGAAAACTGGGGGAAAGAGAAAACCTCCCGCCCTTTCTTTGTGTGCGAATACGCCCATTCCATGGGGAACGCCCTGGGCAATTTCAAGGAGTACATGGAGGCTTTCGAGTCCTCCCCCCGCATGGTGGGTGGAGCCATCTGGGACTTTGTGGACCAGTCTCTCCGCGCCAATCCCGTGGGAAACGGCATTTACAAGCCCGCGCCGTTCAAGGGCGTTACCCAGGCGTACGGCGGCATGTTTGGAGACAGACCCAACCAGGCCAATTTCTGCGACAACGGCATTATTCTGGGTAACCGGAACACCACGGCCAAGACGAAGGAGGTGAAGAAAGTGTACCAGTACATGGCATTTGAGCGCCAGGACGGCAAGCTGACCGTGCGCAACAAGTATTTCCACAAGCCGCTGAAGGGCTATACGCTTTACCTGGTCTCACTCACCCCCGGCAGCGGCCATGCCGTGGAGCGCGTGCCCCTGCCGGAAGTGGCTCCCGGCAAGTCCGTGACGGTCAGCCTTCCTTCGGCCGCCATGAAGTCCGGCTCCCTGATGGTCCTGGCGGACGCCCGGTACAAGCTGCCGGAAGACGTGAAGATGCTGTCGGCCAGCCAGCTGGAACACGTGGTGGATGAATGTGAAGCCTATGAATGGTTCCCGGCTCCGGCGGACAAGGTTCCCGCCGTCAAGGCTCCGGCTTCCCTCCCCGCCGTTTCCGTCAGGAAGGGGAATCCCTTGGTGGTGCAGGGGAAGGGCTTTACCGCTACTTTCAAGGACGGCATGCTTTCCGCACTCCGGTATGGCGGGCAGGACCTGATCCTGCCGGATTATCCGGTGACGCTCCAGGCCTACCGCTCCCCCGTGGACAACGATTCCTGGATCAGAAGCAAGGTGGAGGGGAAGATGAAGATGCAGAACATGAAGATGGAATGCTCCGATGTCCAGGCCTCCGTCATTTCCCCCGGCGTGGCCCGCGTGACGGCGGAGTTCAAGACGAAGGGGTCCGAACTTTCCCTGTCCGGCCGGATTACCTGGACCGTTTTCGGCAACGGCATCATCAATGCCTCCGCCAGAATTTATCCTTCCGCCAAGGGCGAGGAACTGCTCAGGCTGGGCTTCACCTTCGGCATGCCCGCGGCGTACGACCAGGTGGAATATCTGGGACTGGGGCCGTGGGACAATTACAGGGACCGCCGCACCAGCTGCTGGAAAGACCTGTTCCGGACTTCCGTGGACGACATGTTCTTTGCCTATTCCCGCCCGCAGGACATGGGCAACCGCATGGAAACGGACTGGGTAGCCCTGTCCAAGGACAAGTCCGCCCCGGCTTTGTGGGTGGGGGCCGCCTCTCCCGGGGCGCCTCTGGAAGTTTCCATTCTGCGCTATACTCCCAGGGAACTGAATAATGCGAAGAGCCTGGACAAGCTGCCGGAAAAGAACAAGGTGATCGTGAATCTGGATGCCTTCCAGATGGGGCTGGGCGGTTCTTCCTGCGGGCCGCGCCCGCTGGTGAAATACCAGACATTGAGCGAGGCAACGCCCCTGGGCTTTGTGCTGGCTCCCGCGTCCGGCCTGCTGAATCTGGCCCGCTCCGGCCTGCTGGTGCCCCATTCCCCCGTAATCGAGCGTGACGGGGACGGCATGGTCAGCCTGTCTTCTTCCACGCCCGGCGTGGAAATGAAGTATTCCGTCAATAAAGGGCCGGAAAAGGTTTACAAAAAGCCTTTCAAGCTTCCGGAGGGCAATGTCAGGGCATGGGCCGCAGCCGGAAAACCCGGCAGTGCGGCCCCCACGTCTCCCGACGAACGGCAGTTCCCCCTCATCAAGGGACAGGCCGAATGGAAGATACTCAGCGCTTCCTCGGAAGAGCCGGATACCGGGTTCGCCCACTTCGCCATTGACGGCAAGCCGGACACCTACTGGCACACTTCCTACACCAACGGCCTGCCGGGCTTCCCCCATTCCATCGCCGTGGACATGGGTACCAGGATGAAGTTCACCGGATTCATCTACACGCCCAGAATGGACAAGGACAAGGGGCTCATCAGCCAGTACGCCTTCTCCATCTCCGACGACGGGAAGAATTGGAAGGAAGTCAAGAAGGGGCAGTTCACCTACCATTATATCCGCAAGGATCCGGCCGTACAGCGTATCGACTTCGGGAAGCCCGTGGAAGCTCGCTACTTCAAGCTGGATGCCAAGTCCCCCGTCAGAAGCGGGGAACAGAGCGCCACGGTGGCAGAACTGAATATCATTACCCAGTGA